Proteins encoded within one genomic window of Pararhizobium capsulatum DSM 1112:
- a CDS encoding sarcosine oxidase subunit alpha, with amino-acid sequence MSGANRIPGAGRLTPARTARFSFDGKSYGALEGDTVASALLANGVHLVGRSFKYHRPRGVVSAGPEEPNGLIGVERDAARKQPNVRATVQEVFDGMKTISQNRYPSLSFDVGSINNLLSPFFAAGFYYKTFMWPKQAWKHIYEPQIRAAAGLGVAPTEDDTDHYSSRYAHCDVLVIGGGIAGLSAALAAAKTGARVIVCDEQPEVGGAMHYDKSVTVDGVDGFTWAQKTAVDLAKMSNVTVLPRTTAFGYYAQNFVGLVERVTDHVAKPDRRLPRERLWQVRAKRVVIATGAIERHMVFANNDRPGIMQASAARTYLNHFGVAVGRKVGVYTANDSAYEAAFDLKRAGVTVAAIVDCREKPGEAVLAEARALGIEVLTGHSVLSTSGKLRVAGMSVARNGSSAKRNIAIDALLTSAGWTPSVHMFSQSRGKVAYDAESGSFLPGVYAQDCLSIGACNGTTDLQATIEEALAAGELMAKASGFEATGKVELQATNAFQWTGGMSGAAEGAGEDTTVKAFIDFQNDVCAKDIRLAVREGMHSIEHIKRFTTNGMATDQGKLSNLHGLAIAAETLGRGIPEVGLTTFRAPYTPVTFGTLISHSRGELFDPTRKTPMHALEEAEGAVFEDVGQWKRAWYYPRAGEDMHRAVNRECKTVRETVGMFDASTLGKIEVVGPDAATFLNLTYTNSWDTLKPGRSRYGIMLREDGFVYDDGVVGRMAEDRFHVTTTTGGAARVMNHMEDYLQTEFPELNVWLTSATEQWAVIAVQGPKAREVIAPLVEGIDLSNEAFPHMSVREGKICGVPTRLFRMSFTGEMGFEVNVPADFGPAIWEAIRAEVDKAGGCAYGTEAMHILRAEKGYIIVGQDTDGTVTPDDASLGWAVGKKKTDFVGIRGLKRPDLVREGRKQLVGLLTKDPKVVLEEGAQIVADPNQPKPMTMLGHVTSSYWSENAGRSIALALVAGGKARLGQTLYVPMPDRTIAVEVSEMVFIDKEGVRLNG; translated from the coding sequence ATGAGCGGCGCAAATCGTATTCCCGGCGCTGGTCGCCTGACCCCCGCAAGAACTGCCCGGTTCTCTTTCGACGGCAAGAGCTACGGCGCGCTCGAAGGTGACACCGTCGCCTCGGCGCTACTGGCAAACGGCGTTCATCTTGTCGGCCGTTCGTTCAAGTATCACCGCCCTCGTGGCGTCGTTTCGGCCGGCCCGGAAGAGCCCAACGGCCTGATCGGCGTCGAGCGCGATGCCGCGCGCAAGCAGCCGAATGTGCGCGCCACAGTGCAGGAAGTCTTCGACGGCATGAAGACGATCTCCCAGAACCGCTATCCGTCGCTCTCCTTCGACGTGGGGTCGATCAACAACCTGCTGTCGCCCTTCTTTGCCGCCGGCTTCTACTACAAGACCTTCATGTGGCCGAAGCAGGCCTGGAAGCATATTTATGAGCCGCAGATCCGCGCGGCTGCCGGTCTTGGCGTTGCGCCGACGGAAGACGATACGGATCACTATTCCAGCCGCTACGCCCATTGCGACGTGCTGGTGATCGGCGGCGGTATTGCCGGGCTTTCGGCGGCGCTTGCGGCGGCGAAGACCGGCGCCCGCGTCATCGTCTGCGACGAGCAGCCGGAAGTCGGTGGCGCGATGCACTACGACAAGAGCGTCACTGTCGATGGTGTCGATGGCTTCACGTGGGCGCAGAAGACGGCGGTTGATCTCGCCAAGATGTCGAATGTGACGGTGCTGCCGCGTACGACGGCGTTTGGTTACTACGCCCAGAATTTCGTTGGCCTTGTCGAGCGTGTCACCGATCATGTCGCCAAGCCCGATCGCCGCCTGCCGCGCGAGCGGCTGTGGCAGGTCCGCGCCAAGCGCGTCGTCATCGCGACCGGCGCTATCGAGCGCCACATGGTTTTCGCCAACAACGACCGTCCCGGCATCATGCAGGCGTCCGCGGCGCGCACCTACCTCAACCACTTCGGCGTTGCCGTCGGCCGCAAGGTTGGCGTCTATACCGCCAACGACTCGGCCTATGAAGCGGCCTTCGACCTGAAGCGTGCGGGCGTAACCGTTGCCGCCATCGTCGATTGCCGCGAAAAGCCGGGTGAGGCCGTTCTGGCAGAAGCCCGCGCGCTGGGAATCGAGGTGCTGACGGGTCATAGCGTTCTCTCGACTTCCGGCAAGCTGCGGGTTGCCGGCATGTCGGTTGCCCGCAACGGTTCGAGCGCCAAGCGCAATATCGCGATCGACGCGCTGTTGACCTCGGCCGGCTGGACGCCTTCGGTGCATATGTTCTCCCAGTCGCGCGGCAAGGTCGCTTATGATGCCGAGAGCGGTTCGTTCCTGCCGGGCGTCTATGCGCAGGATTGCCTTTCCATCGGTGCCTGCAATGGCACGACGGATCTGCAGGCCACCATCGAGGAAGCGCTGGCAGCCGGCGAGCTGATGGCCAAGGCTTCGGGCTTTGAAGCCACGGGCAAGGTCGAGCTGCAGGCGACGAATGCTTTCCAGTGGACCGGCGGCATGTCCGGTGCTGCGGAAGGTGCCGGCGAAGACACGACGGTCAAGGCCTTCATCGACTTCCAGAACGACGTCTGCGCCAAGGACATCCGTCTGGCTGTGCGCGAAGGCATGCACTCGATCGAGCATATCAAGCGCTTCACCACCAATGGCATGGCGACCGATCAGGGCAAGCTTTCCAACCTGCACGGTCTGGCGATTGCAGCGGAAACGCTCGGACGCGGTATCCCGGAAGTGGGCCTCACCACTTTTCGCGCGCCGTACACCCCGGTTACATTCGGCACGCTGATCAGCCATTCGCGCGGCGAGCTTTTCGACCCGACCCGCAAGACACCGATGCATGCTTTGGAAGAAGCCGAAGGCGCCGTGTTCGAGGATGTCGGGCAGTGGAAGCGCGCCTGGTACTATCCGCGTGCTGGCGAAGACATGCACCGGGCTGTCAACCGTGAGTGCAAGACCGTTCGCGAAACGGTCGGCATGTTCGATGCCTCGACGCTCGGCAAGATCGAGGTCGTCGGCCCGGATGCGGCAACCTTCCTCAACCTGACCTACACCAACAGCTGGGATACGCTGAAGCCAGGACGCTCGCGCTACGGCATCATGCTGCGCGAAGACGGTTTCGTTTATGACGACGGCGTCGTCGGCCGCATGGCGGAAGACCGTTTCCATGTGACGACGACGACCGGCGGTGCCGCCCGCGTCATGAACCATATGGAAGACTATCTGCAGACGGAATTCCCTGAACTGAATGTCTGGCTGACCTCTGCCACCGAACAGTGGGCCGTCATCGCGGTTCAGGGGCCGAAGGCTCGCGAGGTCATTGCGCCGCTGGTCGAAGGCATCGATCTTTCCAACGAGGCTTTCCCGCATATGAGCGTGCGCGAAGGCAAGATTTGCGGCGTGCCAACCCGGCTGTTCCGCATGTCGTTCACCGGTGAAATGGGCTTCGAAGTCAACGTTCCCGCCGATTTCGGCCCAGCCATCTGGGAAGCGATCCGCGCGGAAGTCGACAAGGCTGGCGGTTGCGCCTACGGCACCGAGGCCATGCACATCCTGCGCGCCGAAAAGGGTTACATCATCGTCGGGCAGGATACCGACGGCACTGTCACCCCCGATGATGCCAGTCTCGGCTGGGCCGTCGGCAAAAAGAAGACCGATTTCGTCGGTATCCGCGGCCTGAAGCGGCCTGATCTCGTTCGCGAGGGCCGTAAGCAGCTTGTCGGGCTCCTGACGAAGGACCCGAAGGTTGTATTGGAAGAAGGCGCGCAGATCGTTGCGGATCCGAACCAGCCGAAGCCGATGACCATGCTCGGTCACGTCACCTCGTCCTACTGGTCGGAAAACGCCGGGCGCTCGATTGCGCTGGCGCTGGTCGCCGGTGGCAAGGCGCGCCTCGGCCAGACGCTTTATGTGCCAATGCCCGACCGCACCATCGCGGTCGAGGTAAGCGAGATGGTGTTCATCGACAAGGAAGGAGTGCGGCTCAATGGCTGA
- a CDS encoding sarcosine oxidase subunit delta, producing the protein MLLIYCPYCEEERSELEFRGAGDAHIARPTNIADISDAEFEAFFFLRDNPKGLIFERWRHINGCGRFFNAARDTVSDKFKMTYEAGQSKPDLDAAATVTAPVETYEATESDAK; encoded by the coding sequence ATGCTGCTGATCTATTGCCCCTATTGCGAGGAAGAGCGTTCCGAGCTTGAGTTCCGCGGCGCGGGTGACGCCCATATCGCGCGCCCCACCAACATCGCTGATATCTCGGATGCAGAGTTCGAAGCGTTCTTCTTCCTGCGCGATAACCCGAAAGGGCTGATCTTTGAGCGCTGGCGCCACATCAACGGCTGTGGCCGCTTTTTCAACGCGGCACGCGATACCGTCAGCGACAAGTTCAAAATGACCTACGAGGCCGGCCAGTCGAAGCCGGATCTTGACGCTGCTGCAACAGTCACTGCCCCCGTCGAAACCTATGAAGCTACGGAGTCCGACGCGAAATGA
- a CDS encoding sarcosine oxidase subunit beta family protein codes for MRKYSVFAVAREAMRGHKGWEAQWTSPEPRKEYDVIIVGGGGHGLGAAYYLAKEHGITNVAVLEKGWLGGGNTGRNTTIIRSNYLYDESMDIYEHSLKLWENLSQELNYNVMYSPRGVMMLSHNVHDQQVFKRHIHANRLYGIDNEWLTPEQARDYCPPLDISAGARYPINGAALQRRGGTARHDAVAWGYARAAADRGVHIIQNCEVKGIRRGPNGEVTGVDTNRGFIGAKKVGVSASGHNSVVMAMADVRVPLHSVPLQALVSEPMKPIFPCVVMSNTVHAYISQSDKGELVIGAGTDQYNSYSQTGGLQIITHTLDAICELFPIFRRVKMMRQWGGITDNTPDRSAIQGVTPVQNLFVNCGWGTGGFKATPGSANLFAHLIAKGEPHKLAAGLTLDRFRSGRLIDEAAAAAVAH; via the coding sequence ATGCGCAAATATTCGGTTTTTGCCGTGGCTCGCGAAGCGATGCGTGGCCACAAGGGTTGGGAAGCGCAATGGACATCGCCCGAGCCGCGCAAGGAATATGACGTCATCATCGTTGGCGGCGGCGGTCACGGCCTGGGGGCTGCCTATTATCTTGCCAAGGAGCACGGCATCACCAATGTAGCAGTGCTCGAAAAAGGCTGGCTCGGCGGCGGCAACACCGGCCGTAACACCACGATCATCCGGTCCAACTATCTCTATGACGAGAGCATGGACATCTACGAGCACTCGCTGAAACTCTGGGAAAACCTCAGCCAGGAATTGAACTACAACGTCATGTATTCGCCGCGCGGCGTGATGATGCTGTCGCACAACGTCCATGATCAGCAGGTGTTCAAGCGGCATATCCATGCCAACCGTCTCTACGGCATTGACAACGAATGGCTGACGCCCGAGCAGGCGCGGGATTATTGCCCGCCGCTCGATATTTCCGCCGGCGCCCGGTATCCGATCAATGGTGCGGCCCTTCAGCGTCGCGGTGGCACGGCCCGCCACGATGCCGTCGCCTGGGGCTATGCCCGTGCGGCCGCAGACCGCGGCGTGCACATCATTCAGAATTGTGAAGTGAAGGGTATTCGTCGCGGGCCCAACGGCGAAGTGACGGGTGTCGATACCAACAGAGGCTTTATTGGCGCGAAGAAGGTTGGTGTTTCAGCGTCCGGTCACAACTCCGTCGTCATGGCGATGGCCGATGTGCGTGTGCCGCTGCATTCGGTGCCGTTGCAGGCGCTCGTTTCGGAGCCGATGAAGCCGATCTTCCCCTGCGTCGTCATGTCGAACACGGTGCATGCCTATATCTCGCAGTCCGACAAGGGCGAACTTGTCATCGGTGCGGGTACGGACCAGTACAATTCCTATTCCCAGACCGGCGGTCTGCAGATCATTACCCATACGCTGGATGCGATCTGCGAACTGTTCCCGATCTTCCGCCGCGTCAAGATGATGCGCCAATGGGGCGGCATCACCGACAACACGCCTGATCGTTCCGCGATCCAGGGCGTGACCCCAGTTCAGAACCTGTTCGTCAATTGCGGCTGGGGCACCGGCGGCTTCAAGGCGACGCCGGGTTCGGCCAACCTCTTTGCCCATCTCATCGCCAAGGGTGAGCCGCATAAGCTTGCTGCCGGCCTGACACTCGATCGCTTCCGTTCGGGACGCCTGATCGACGAGGCGGCTGCGGCTGCCGTGGCGCACTGA
- the rpsU gene encoding 30S ribosomal protein S21, with translation MQVLVRDNNVDQALRALKKKMQREGIFREMKMRDYYEKPSQKRAREKAEGVRRIRKLARKRMQREGLIAGPRPAAAGAR, from the coding sequence GTGCAGGTACTAGTCCGCGACAATAATGTCGATCAAGCGCTTCGCGCACTCAAGAAGAAGATGCAGCGCGAAGGTATCTTTCGTGAAATGAAGATGCGCGACTATTACGAGAAGCCTTCCCAGAAGCGCGCTCGTGAAAAGGCTGAGGGCGTTCGTCGCATTCGCAAGCTGGCCCGCAAGCGCATGCAGCGCGAAGGCCTCATCGCCGGTCCCCGTCCAGCAGCAGCTGGCGCACGCTAA
- a CDS encoding tetratricopeptide repeat protein — protein MGLAGLLAVAAIGLSGCQSADTSSTMMRVEREQGSEQNIASLSNVIAANPSDPEGYNVRGSAYGRAGEFRRALADFNKALELNPQFYQAYANRALVERNMGDQAQAQADYNRALQLNPRYDVAYIGRGNLYRQAGQLDAAFADFNKAIELDTTDPRAYHNRGLIYQARNQHGQAIEDFSTAISLAPNSPEPYNGRGISYVAQNDNDNAFADFNTAINLNGKIAESWANQALVYERQGQKEKAKRSYSHALQLDPKYEPARAGLNRINAGA, from the coding sequence ATGGGCCTTGCCGGTCTTCTGGCCGTGGCTGCGATCGGCCTTTCGGGCTGCCAGTCGGCCGACACTTCCAGCACCATGATGCGCGTTGAGCGCGAGCAGGGCTCCGAGCAGAACATAGCCTCCCTCTCGAACGTCATCGCTGCCAACCCGAGCGACCCGGAAGGCTATAACGTCCGCGGCTCGGCCTATGGCCGCGCCGGCGAATTCCGCCGCGCGCTCGCCGACTTCAACAAGGCGCTGGAGCTCAATCCTCAGTTCTATCAGGCCTACGCCAATCGCGCGTTGGTCGAGCGCAACATGGGCGACCAGGCACAGGCGCAGGCGGACTATAACCGCGCCCTGCAGCTCAATCCGCGCTACGACGTCGCCTATATCGGCCGCGGCAATCTTTATCGCCAGGCAGGCCAGCTCGATGCCGCCTTCGCCGATTTCAACAAGGCGATCGAACTGGATACGACCGATCCCCGCGCCTATCACAACCGCGGCCTGATCTACCAGGCACGCAACCAGCACGGTCAGGCAATCGAGGACTTCTCGACCGCGATCTCGCTCGCACCGAACTCACCCGAGCCGTATAACGGCCGCGGCATTTCCTATGTCGCCCAGAACGACAACGACAATGCCTTTGCGGATTTCAACACCGCCATCAATCTCAACGGCAAGATCGCCGAATCCTGGGCCAATCAGGCGCTGGTCTATGAGCGTCAGGGCCAAAAGGAAAAGGCGAAGCGCTCCTATTCGCACGCGCTGCAGCTCGATCCGAAATACGAGCCGGCACGCGCCGGTCTGAACCGCATCAACGCAGGCGCCTGA
- a CDS encoding NAD(P)/FAD-dependent oxidoreductase — protein sequence MGFRQVTVVGSGIIGASIAWHLTEAGAKVTVISNARGGVATPRSFAWINASWGNSESYFRFRIRAMEEWNRLAAAVPAIPYLACGGLCWDLPPEKLKAYAEEHRSWGYGIRAVSRDEIAGLEPHLAGLPDFALHAANEGAADPLATAEALIADVRSKGAEILTGIDVRSLIMDGNRIRGLVTSDGDHIADTIVVAAGAGTAALAATAGIDVAIESPPGLLVHSRPTGKVLNGLVIGEKAHIRQTAEGRIVAGSDFGGTDPGSDPDKAAEELFATVQTMLPDAGLELDFYTVGHRPTPKDGLPIIGPVGRDGLYAAVMHSGVTLAPLVGRLVAAEVLGEPQPEMLAPYRLSRFG from the coding sequence ATGGGTTTCAGACAAGTAACGGTCGTCGGCTCCGGCATCATCGGCGCGTCGATCGCATGGCATCTGACCGAAGCAGGCGCCAAGGTCACAGTCATTTCAAATGCGCGCGGCGGCGTGGCGACACCAAGGTCCTTCGCATGGATCAACGCCAGCTGGGGCAACAGCGAAAGCTATTTCCGTTTTCGCATCCGCGCGATGGAGGAATGGAACCGCCTCGCAGCGGCCGTTCCCGCAATCCCGTATTTAGCCTGCGGCGGCCTCTGCTGGGATCTGCCGCCTGAAAAATTGAAGGCCTATGCCGAAGAGCACCGCAGCTGGGGCTACGGCATCCGCGCGGTCAGTCGCGATGAAATCGCCGGACTGGAGCCGCATCTGGCCGGCCTGCCGGATTTTGCGCTGCACGCTGCGAATGAAGGCGCCGCCGATCCCTTGGCCACAGCGGAGGCGTTGATCGCGGATGTCCGTTCCAAGGGCGCCGAAATCCTGACGGGTATCGACGTGCGCTCTCTGATCATGGATGGAAACCGTATTCGCGGACTGGTGACATCTGACGGAGATCACATAGCTGACACCATCGTTGTCGCTGCCGGCGCTGGCACGGCAGCATTGGCTGCAACCGCAGGAATCGACGTCGCGATCGAATCGCCGCCGGGGCTGCTTGTGCATTCCCGGCCAACCGGGAAGGTTCTGAACGGCCTTGTCATCGGTGAGAAGGCGCATATCCGCCAGACAGCGGAAGGCCGGATCGTTGCAGGCAGTGACTTTGGTGGCACCGACCCCGGATCGGATCCGGATAAGGCAGCGGAAGAACTGTTTGCGACCGTGCAGACGATGTTGCCAGACGCGGGCCTCGAACTCGATTTCTATACCGTGGGGCATCGCCCCACGCCGAAGGATGGTTTGCCAATCATCGGGCCGGTGGGGCGTGACGGGCTATATGCCGCCGTCATGCACTCGGGCGTGACGCTGGCACCGCTTGTCGGCCGGCTCGTTGCCGCCGAAGTACTTGGTGAGCCGCAGCCCGAGATGCTGGCGCCTTACAGGCTTTCACGTTTCGGCTGA
- a CDS encoding NAD(P)(+) transhydrogenase (Re/Si-specific) subunit beta, whose product MSHNIAAFLYLVSGVLFIMALRGLSHPTTSRRGNMLGMTGMGIAIVTTLLLATPSFGGLVLIVLGLAIGGGAGAYIARSIPMTSMPQLVAGFHSLVGLAAVLVAAAALYSPASFGIGDVGEIHPQALVEMALGVAIGALTFTGSIIAFLKLDGRMSGKPIMLPFRHVINAVLLALIVFFIVGLAASESHMDFWLIVILALALGVLLIIPIGGADMPVVVSMLNSYSGWAAAGIGFTLGNLALIITGALVGSSGAILSYIMCKGMNRSFVSVILGGFGTENGAIADDGVQRTVKQGSADDAAFLMMNASKVIIVPGYGMAVAQAQHAVRELADRLKANGVEVKYAIHPVAGRMPGHMNVLLAEANVPYDEVFELEDINSAFAQADVAYVIGANDVTNPAARDDKTSPIYGMPILDVDKAKTCLFVKRSLGSGYAGIDNTLFYKDGTMMLLGDAKKMTEDIVKAMAH is encoded by the coding sequence ATGTCACACAATATCGCTGCCTTCCTTTATCTCGTCTCCGGCGTGCTGTTCATCATGGCGCTGCGCGGGCTGTCCCATCCCACAACCTCGCGTCGCGGCAATATGCTCGGCATGACCGGCATGGGCATTGCCATCGTCACGACGCTGCTCCTTGCAACGCCGTCCTTCGGGGGTCTTGTTCTGATTGTACTTGGCCTTGCCATCGGCGGCGGCGCGGGTGCCTATATCGCTCGCTCGATCCCGATGACCTCCATGCCGCAGCTGGTTGCCGGCTTTCACTCGCTGGTCGGCCTTGCCGCCGTGCTGGTGGCGGCGGCGGCTCTCTATTCGCCAGCCTCCTTCGGCATTGGCGATGTCGGCGAGATTCATCCCCAGGCGCTGGTGGAAATGGCGCTCGGTGTCGCGATCGGCGCACTTACCTTCACCGGCTCGATCATCGCCTTCCTGAAGCTCGACGGGCGCATGTCCGGCAAGCCGATCATGCTGCCATTCCGCCACGTCATCAATGCCGTGCTTCTGGCGTTGATCGTGTTCTTCATTGTCGGCTTGGCTGCCTCTGAAAGCCATATGGATTTCTGGCTGATCGTCATCCTGGCGCTGGCGCTCGGTGTGCTCCTGATCATTCCGATCGGTGGCGCCGACATGCCGGTCGTGGTGTCGATGCTGAACTCCTATTCCGGCTGGGCTGCTGCCGGCATCGGCTTTACGCTTGGCAATCTCGCGTTGATCATCACCGGCGCTCTGGTCGGCTCTTCCGGCGCGATCCTGTCCTATATCATGTGCAAGGGCATGAACCGCTCGTTCGTCTCGGTTATCCTTGGTGGTTTTGGCACCGAGAATGGCGCCATTGCCGATGATGGCGTCCAGCGTACGGTAAAACAGGGCTCGGCCGATGACGCGGCCTTCCTGATGATGAACGCCTCGAAGGTGATCATCGTGCCCGGCTACGGCATGGCCGTCGCCCAGGCGCAGCATGCGGTGCGCGAGCTTGCCGACAGGCTGAAGGCAAACGGGGTCGAGGTGAAATATGCGATCCACCCGGTCGCCGGCCGCATGCCGGGTCATATGAACGTACTGCTCGCCGAGGCCAACGTGCCCTATGACGAGGTCTTCGAACTTGAGGATATCAACTCGGCATTCGCGCAGGCTGATGTCGCCTATGTCATTGGGGCCAACGACGTTACCAACCCGGCGGCGCGCGACGACAAGACCTCGCCGATCTACGGCATGCCGATCCTCGACGTCGACAAGGCCAAGACCTGCCTTTTCGTCAAGCGTTCGCTCGGCTCCGGCTATGCCGGCATCGACAACACGCTGTTCTATAAGGACGGCACGATGATGCTGCTCGGCGACGCCAAGAAGATGACCGAGGACATCGTCAAGGCCATGGCGCACTGA
- a CDS encoding NAD(P) transhydrogenase subunit alpha has protein sequence MANELLDKAVADLDRAVEAVRTAAEYVPDTAGALAHGVSGGAIDPFVFQLAIFVLSIFVGYYVVWSVTPALHTPLMAVTNAISSVIVVGALLAVGISLSGLATGFGFIALILASVNIFGGFLVTQRMLAMYKKKDK, from the coding sequence ATGGCCAATGAACTTCTCGACAAGGCAGTCGCCGATCTCGACCGCGCGGTCGAAGCGGTGCGCACCGCCGCCGAATATGTGCCGGACACAGCGGGAGCTCTGGCCCACGGCGTCTCGGGCGGCGCAATCGATCCTTTTGTCTTCCAGCTGGCAATCTTCGTTCTGTCGATCTTCGTCGGCTATTACGTCGTCTGGTCGGTGACGCCGGCGCTGCACACGCCGCTGATGGCCGTCACCAATGCGATTTCGTCGGTCATTGTCGTCGGCGCACTGCTGGCCGTCGGCATCTCGCTGTCTGGTCTTGCCACAGGCTTCGGCTTCATCGCACTGATCCTCGCCTCGGTGAACATCTTCGGCGGCTTTCTCGTGACCCAGCGCATGCTCGCCATGTACAAGAAAAAAGACAAGTGA
- a CDS encoding Re/Si-specific NAD(P)(+) transhydrogenase subunit alpha: MTETVFIAREIDPGEGRVSASPETVKRLTGLGFDVVIEAGAGFSSRIPDSEFEKVGGRIGSAADVGSADVVLKVRRPTSCEISTYKSGAIVLAVMDPYGNDDALAEMAKANVSAFAMELMPRITRAQSMDVLSSQANLAGYQAVIEASHAFDRAMPMMMTAAGTVPAAKVFVMGAGVAGLQAIATARRLGAVVSATDVRPASKEQVASLGAKFIAVEDDEFRAAETNGGYAKEMSRDYQAKQAALVAEHIAKQDIVITTALIPGRPAPRLVTREMLSSMKPGSVVVDLAVERGGNVEGVVSGETVDVEGVKVVGLPNLAGRIAASTSLLYAKNLYTFLETLVSKETKSLALNLEDELVKATLLTHGGAVVHPGFAPKTAGDA; this comes from the coding sequence TTGACTGAAACTGTATTTATCGCGCGGGAAATCGATCCCGGCGAAGGCCGCGTATCGGCATCGCCGGAAACGGTGAAAAGGTTGACGGGGCTTGGCTTCGACGTCGTCATCGAAGCAGGTGCGGGTTTTTCCTCGCGTATCCCGGACAGCGAATTCGAAAAGGTGGGTGGCCGGATCGGCTCTGCCGCAGATGTGGGCTCTGCCGATGTCGTTCTGAAAGTTCGCCGGCCGACCTCTTGCGAAATCTCCACCTACAAATCCGGCGCCATTGTTCTTGCGGTCATGGACCCTTACGGCAACGATGATGCCCTTGCCGAAATGGCCAAGGCCAACGTTTCGGCTTTCGCGATGGAACTGATGCCGCGCATCACCCGCGCGCAATCGATGGACGTTTTGTCGTCGCAGGCAAATCTTGCCGGCTATCAGGCGGTCATCGAAGCTTCCCATGCCTTCGATCGCGCCATGCCGATGATGATGACAGCTGCTGGTACGGTGCCGGCAGCCAAGGTGTTCGTCATGGGCGCGGGGGTTGCCGGTTTGCAGGCGATTGCGACAGCACGCCGCCTCGGCGCCGTGGTCTCTGCAACCGATGTTCGCCCCGCTTCCAAGGAGCAGGTCGCTTCACTCGGTGCCAAGTTCATCGCCGTCGAAGATGACGAGTTCAGGGCTGCTGAAACGAATGGCGGCTACGCCAAGGAGATGTCGAGGGACTATCAGGCCAAGCAAGCCGCTCTGGTTGCCGAGCATATCGCCAAGCAGGACATCGTCATCACCACGGCGCTGATCCCCGGCCGTCCGGCGCCGCGGCTCGTTACCCGCGAGATGCTGAGCAGCATGAAGCCCGGCTCGGTCGTCGTCGATCTCGCCGTCGAGCGCGGCGGCAATGTCGAGGGCGTGGTTTCCGGTGAAACCGTTGACGTCGAAGGCGTGAAGGTCGTCGGTTTGCCGAACCTTGCCGGCCGGATCGCGGCTTCCACATCGCTTCTCTATGCCAAGAACCTCTACACCTTCCTCGAGACGCTGGTTTCGAAGGAGACAAAAAGCCTGGCGCTCAATCTCGAAGACGAACTCGTCAAGGCGACACTTTTGACCCATGGCGGCGCCGTGGTTCATCCCGGCTTTGCGCCGAAGACGGCAGGAGATGCGTGA
- a CDS encoding aa3-type cytochrome c oxidase subunit IV, which produces MAEHHTGPLETGAPMDYSEHEKTYNFFLTATKFGTVFCVSLLIAMAAGFFTSAGFFSALVLFILLNIAGFVLLR; this is translated from the coding sequence ATGGCTGAGCATCATACCGGACCGCTCGAAACCGGCGCACCGATGGACTACTCCGAGCATGAGAAGACCTACAACTTCTTCCTGACCGCAACGAAATTCGGCACGGTCTTCTGCGTTTCCCTGCTGATCGCAATGGCTGCCGGCTTCTTCACCAGCGCCGGTTTCTTTTCGGCCTTGGTTCTGTTCATTCTCTTGAATATCGCCGGCTTCGTGCTGCTGCGTTAA